One stretch of Flavobacterium sp. 9 DNA includes these proteins:
- the rpsM gene encoding 30S ribosomal protein S13, with the protein MARIAGVDIPKNKRGVIALTYIFGLGRSRAIEILEKAQVSQDKKVQDWNDDEIGAIRDAVSFYKIEGELRSEVSLNIKRLMDIGCYRGIRHRSGLPLRGQRTKNNSRTRKGKRKTVANKKKATK; encoded by the coding sequence ATGGCAAGAATAGCAGGGGTAGATATCCCAAAAAATAAAAGAGGTGTTATAGCACTTACCTATATCTTTGGATTAGGAAGAAGTAGAGCTATTGAGATTTTAGAAAAAGCTCAAGTTAGCCAAGATAAAAAAGTTCAAGATTGGAATGATGATGAGATCGGAGCAATTCGTGATGCTGTATCATTTTACAAAATTGAAGGAGAATTACGTTCTGAAGTTTCTTTGAACATCAAACGTTTGATGGATATTGGTTGTTACAGAGGTATTCGTCATAGATCTGGTCTTCCGTTAAGAGGACAAAGAACTAAAAACAACTCTAGAACAAGAAAAGGTAAAAGAAAAACTGTTGCTAACAAGAAAAAAGCAACTAAATAA